A single Candidatus Desulfarcum epimagneticum DNA region contains:
- a CDS encoding conserved hypothetical protein (Evidence 4 : Unknown function but conserved in other organisms), which yields MTDISTITLYSGGHKGTEAEFGRLAEAWRMKEVNFSFEGHKTERDRGLRKLSPEELQKGDVSMEIVSMRMKRAYSRADKIRKVIQSIFHMVNSGYHVIAVGWIQSDNTVKGGTGWGVELAKLFNRPLNVYDQDRKRWFSWEDSQWVEKTPLIISDTFAGTGTRNLSDDGRQALRDLFISSFGPEEKK from the coding sequence ATGACAGACATTTCAACAATCACACTCTACAGCGGCGGCCACAAGGGAACGGAGGCGGAATTCGGCAGACTCGCCGAGGCATGGCGCATGAAAGAGGTGAATTTTTCATTTGAAGGACACAAAACCGAGCGCGACCGGGGCCTCCGGAAACTGAGCCCGGAAGAGCTGCAAAAGGGCGATGTCAGCATGGAAATTGTGTCCATGCGGATGAAACGCGCTTACTCCCGGGCGGACAAAATCCGCAAAGTCATCCAGTCCATTTTTCACATGGTCAATAGCGGCTACCATGTCATTGCGGTGGGCTGGATACAGTCGGACAACACCGTCAAGGGAGGAACCGGCTGGGGGGTGGAATTGGCAAAACTATTTAACCGGCCCCTGAACGTCTATGATCAGGACCGAAAAAGGTGGTTTTCCTGGGAGGACAGCCAGTGGGTTGAGAAAACGCCGCTGATCATCTCAGATACGTTTGCCGGCACTGGCACCCGCAACCTTTCCGATGACGGCCGGCAGGCCCTCCGGGATCTTTTCATTAGTTCCTTCGGCCCGGAGGAGAAAAAATAA
- a CDS encoding hypothetical protein (Evidence 5 : Unknown function), which translates to MPALAPATFPMTAGRPSGIFSLVPSARRRKNNVSVRRAPYLLRYRAFEEQEYVRRPGALHIRRPVNTYKSMPELY; encoded by the coding sequence TTGCCGGCACTGGCACCCGCAACCTTTCCGATGACGGCCGGCAGGCCCTCCGGGATCTTTTCATTAGTTCCTTCGGCCCGGAGGAGAAAAAATAATGTAAGCGTTCGCAGGGCGCCGTATCTGCTGCGTTACCGGGCCTTTGAAGAACAAGAATACGTCCGCAGACCCGGCGCCTTGCATATCCGACGCCCTGTAAACACTTACAAAAGTATGCCTGAACTCTACTGA
- the relK gene encoding Toxin RelK has protein sequence MKRGKSERSKNSVFHPEFREDLKYWVKTNRKTALKELEIVEAVMRDPFRGIGKPEPLKYLGSGCWSRRLTQEHRIVYLVKKDTVEFLQARYHY, from the coding sequence TTGAAACGGGGAAAATCTGAAAGATCAAAGAATTCCGTATTCCATCCGGAATTCCGGGAAGATTTGAAATATTGGGTCAAAACAAACAGAAAAACCGCTTTAAAGGAGCTGGAAATTGTGGAGGCGGTCATGCGAGATCCGTTTCGCGGAATTGGAAAGCCCGAGCCGCTTAAATACTTGGGCTCCGGTTGTTGGTCGCGCCGATTAACTCAGGAACATCGAATTGTATATCTGGTTAAAAAGGATACGGTAGAATTTCTGCAAGCCCGATATCACTATTAA
- a CDS encoding Antitoxin gives MIQTTYTHARANLGRLFDEVSDNQETVIIKRKGKEDIAFISASELDGLFETAHLLRSPKNAARLLTALKRALSDTERPMDIQDLKSEIGVEKD, from the coding sequence ATGATTCAAACTACCTATACACACGCAAGGGCGAACCTTGGCCGACTTTTTGACGAGGTGTCCGACAATCAGGAAACCGTTATCATAAAAAGGAAGGGCAAAGAAGATATCGCATTCATTTCAGCTTCAGAACTTGACGGTTTGTTTGAAACCGCCCACTTGCTTCGTTCCCCTAAAAATGCCGCAAGACTTTTAACCGCTTTGAAACGGGCTCTTTCCGACACAGAGCGACCGATGGACATTCAAGATTTGAAATCCGAGATTGGGGTCGAAAAGGATTGA
- a CDS encoding Antitoxin, with protein sequence MQVYTYSEARQKFAMVLEEAESRGKVLIRRKDGRTFALIPEKMSSSPLDVPSIQADITTQEIVNIIREGRERPGGDCG encoded by the coding sequence ATGCAGGTTTACACATATTCAGAAGCCCGGCAGAAATTCGCGATGGTTCTCGAAGAAGCTGAAAGCCGGGGAAAAGTTCTCATTCGAAGAAAAGACGGGCGGACTTTCGCGTTGATCCCGGAAAAAATGTCGTCTTCCCCTTTGGATGTGCCATCCATTCAGGCGGACATCACGACACAGGAAATAGTAAATATCATCCGCGAGGGGAGAGAGAGGCCGGGCGGGGACTGTGGATGA
- a CDS encoding tRNA(fMet)-specific endonuclease VapC (fragment) produces MFKRNRLTLEEARKGFAIFKSIPLRVVKPDFDNALEISRQAGIYAYDAYFLDCAVRHKSPLLTLDQKLKRTALLFNVETMEV; encoded by the coding sequence ATGTTTAAACGAAACAGGTTGACCCTTGAAGAGGCCCGGAAAGGTTTTGCGATTTTTAAAAGCATTCCTCTTCGGGTCGTTAAACCGGACTTCGACAATGCTCTGGAAATATCCAGGCAGGCCGGCATTTACGCATACGACGCTTATTTTCTGGATTGCGCCGTCAGGCATAAATCCCCGCTGTTGACTTTGGATCAAAAACTGAAAAGAACGGCCCTGCTTTTTAATGTCGAAACCATGGAGGTCTGA
- a CDS encoding conserved hypothetical protein (Evidence 4 : Unknown function but conserved in other organisms), with protein MKVLIGGVAAAALGIIGISVWFGAFVTLLKGAAPVMLMMGGALAIYIGFDELKDSWKNDADDSNAGDSPEKYQQEIDELKKEVEILKSENKTED; from the coding sequence ATGAAAGTTTTAATTGGCGGAGTGGCGGCGGCGGCTCTGGGCATCATCGGAATTTCGGTCTGGTTCGGGGCGTTTGTGACTCTTCTGAAAGGCGCGGCGCCGGTCATGCTGATGATGGGCGGGGCGCTGGCGATCTACATTGGGTTTGACGAGCTGAAAGATTCCTGGAAAAACGACGCCGACGATTCAAACGCCGGGGACAGCCCGGAAAAATATCAGCAGGAAATCGACGAGCTGAAAAAAGAAGTGGAAATCTTAAAATCCGAGAACAAAACGGAAGACTAA